The following proteins are encoded in a genomic region of Thermococcus pacificus:
- a CDS encoding iron-sulfur cluster assembly protein yields MKVYMPDREWPEHYKPVLEELAKITDPVTGGDILDSGVIAGLEVSDDTLKVWLKFESHAEYNITGESAIAYSKIIGDIMERFALVKFQNVYVYDLKNNPVGVFENKKGYTIEDISPERA; encoded by the coding sequence ATGAAGGTTTACATGCCAGACCGCGAGTGGCCCGAGCACTACAAACCGGTTCTTGAGGAGCTCGCCAAGATAACGGACCCAGTTACAGGGGGCGACATTCTGGATTCTGGTGTTATAGCCGGCCTTGAGGTCTCAGATGACACCCTGAAGGTCTGGCTCAAATTTGAGAGCCACGCCGAGTACAACATAACGGGTGAGAGCGCGATAGCATACTCCAAGATAATTGGCGACATAATGGAGCGCTTCGCCCTCGTGAAGTTCCAGAACGTCTACGTCTACGACCTCAAGAACAACCCTGTTGGTGTCTTCGAGAATAAGAAAGGATATACCATAGAGGACATAAGCCCGGAGCGGGCCTGA
- a CDS encoding iron-sulfur cluster assembly protein, with protein MGLLGIFKKPAKRPKKGPREDLPPEVRRVVEVLRSVKDPETELNIVDEGLLYGLTVEGDKVQAFLLLARSTPECHFCQSIAVNVQRRILRDIVDVLRKEGFKRIEVYNEIGLLLEEWGDKDGSAGT; from the coding sequence ATGGGACTTTTGGGCATCTTCAAAAAACCCGCCAAAAGGCCCAAGAAAGGTCCCAGGGAGGACCTTCCGCCCGAAGTTAGGCGCGTTGTCGAGGTTCTGCGCTCTGTGAAGGACCCCGAGACCGAGCTCAACATCGTGGATGAGGGGCTCCTCTATGGCCTGACGGTCGAGGGGGATAAAGTTCAAGCCTTCCTACTGCTGGCGCGCTCGACGCCGGAGTGCCACTTCTGCCAGAGCATAGCGGTGAACGTCCAGCGGAGGATTCTGAGAGACATCGTTGATGTTCTGAGGAAGGAAGGGTTTAAGAGGATTGAAGTGTATAACGAAATTGGGCTTTTGCTCGAAGAATGGGGTGATAAAGATGGTTCCGCCGGAACTTGA
- a CDS encoding ferritin family protein: MVPPELEEGLPLERIRDFSLEELLGMAIKAEIGSRKFYESLAERIDIQELKNKIEWLAGEEKKHEELLRKIYANMFPGKEIVFPNEHIGPELQPVARQLHGVEDIIDLIRWAMKAEEIAAKFYAELEKMVDTEEKKRLMRYLSDMEWGHYYNLKAEYELLLDWAMYSQMMNVGP, from the coding sequence ATGGTTCCGCCGGAACTTGAAGAGGGGCTTCCCCTCGAAAGGATTAGGGACTTCTCGCTTGAAGAACTGTTGGGAATGGCCATAAAGGCCGAGATAGGTTCGAGAAAGTTTTATGAGAGCCTTGCGGAGAGGATAGACATCCAGGAGCTCAAGAACAAGATAGAGTGGCTCGCCGGAGAGGAAAAGAAGCACGAGGAGCTTTTGAGGAAAATCTACGCCAACATGTTCCCGGGGAAGGAAATCGTCTTCCCCAATGAGCACATAGGACCTGAGCTCCAGCCAGTTGCCAGACAGCTTCACGGCGTGGAGGACATAATAGACTTAATCCGCTGGGCCATGAAGGCAGAGGAGATAGCGGCAAAGTTCTACGCCGAGCTTGAAAAGATGGTGGACACCGAGGAGAAGAAGAGGCTCATGCGCTACCTCAGCGACATGGAGTGGGGCCACTACTACAACCTCAAGGCCGAGTATGAGCTACTCCTCGACTGGGCCATGTACAGCCAGATGATGAACGTCGGGCCGTGA
- a CDS encoding 6-pyruvoyl-tetrahydropterin synthase-related protein yields MVEIRSARTREALFILSVFFLSLFVLRGFLSSGYPPSWGGDAYGHLFKIWKLMQGYSPWIEDWYGGYPFLRFYPPLSYFIGALLGKIASSAVTGYKLTVLLAILVGAISTRILLKELGFSDASSYLSGIVYALSVYHLRVLSPEGNFPRFFAINLAPLFILALLYITRKNWRYAVLSGLFLAAVGLAHHTLFVSFGLMVLFLLPYVWITRRNGVRDIALNLLIAGVTALLISSFWVLPFLLEKSNAHFLKENSIEYLFKFQSVRLRELLFHTSSWSFYQGLAFYMGIVGIVVLLAKGEKSERTLGAGLLGASLTAILLSLGYYGPTPFLNRLPLLDMIPPYRWLDSLSLAGATGVGALFEVLSGLIPQKIGSGAKRKAAAGILLAFLVVLSLSDIRLQVNSLKAEDFPGDYLAVLNYVGNDNSTGWRFYQPGLGMTQGSRVSWTPALAEKPSLDGWYRQGDPAYPQHSYLNYAIEKDPGFARKALRAYSMKYIITDENYRGYADIIRNLRSFGFEEIYSSGPFHLYRWSNFTFLQPKTGILVIGNWPFDLGVSYERGEYVDDYTDGLNEYSLVILNGYKYRDPLVWPKLEDYVKNGGTLVLNTFPSPDAEATRFGVKSVIVRVFGRANFTSSIYNVSAFSNFTYEGQPWTATAYYGDMTPLIKLENYTVLGYKNYGKGRVYFVGLNLPYHATYTDNGYEKGILEGLLAGYIKPPKVSYHVIDMGDGYIRLEFNLSRASTVVVSENYYPHWKGYVDGNKVEIKKNTEFGLMEVALPAGSHVLELKFKDPLSFLRCLGLISLALAILLLALSTGRASHRTWGRDK; encoded by the coding sequence ATGGTTGAAATCAGAAGCGCTAGAACCCGCGAGGCCCTCTTCATACTCTCCGTTTTCTTCCTATCCCTCTTCGTGTTAAGGGGGTTCCTCTCTTCGGGCTATCCCCCCTCATGGGGAGGCGACGCCTACGGCCACCTCTTCAAGATATGGAAGCTTATGCAAGGTTACTCCCCATGGATTGAGGACTGGTACGGCGGTTATCCCTTCTTGAGGTTTTATCCGCCCCTCTCATACTTTATCGGTGCTCTCCTTGGTAAAATAGCTTCATCCGCGGTAACGGGCTATAAACTGACCGTTCTACTGGCAATCCTAGTTGGTGCCATATCCACTAGGATTCTCCTCAAGGAGCTCGGCTTCTCCGATGCGTCTTCATACCTATCTGGAATCGTCTACGCCTTATCAGTCTACCACCTGAGGGTTCTCTCGCCGGAGGGGAACTTTCCAAGGTTCTTTGCAATCAACCTTGCTCCCCTTTTCATCCTGGCATTACTTTACATAACCCGCAAAAACTGGAGATATGCCGTGCTCTCAGGCCTCTTTCTGGCCGCTGTGGGATTAGCTCACCACACCCTTTTCGTGAGCTTTGGGTTGATGGTGCTGTTTCTTCTCCCCTACGTCTGGATAACTAGGAGGAACGGCGTTAGGGACATCGCCCTTAACCTGCTCATAGCCGGCGTTACAGCCCTTTTGATTTCATCTTTCTGGGTTCTCCCGTTTTTGCTGGAGAAGAGCAACGCACACTTCCTAAAGGAGAACAGCATTGAGTACCTTTTCAAGTTTCAGAGCGTTAGGCTGAGAGAGTTACTGTTCCACACATCTTCCTGGTCATTCTACCAGGGACTGGCCTTCTATATGGGAATCGTTGGGATTGTAGTTCTCCTAGCGAAAGGGGAGAAGTCAGAAAGGACCCTTGGAGCAGGCCTTCTTGGGGCTTCCCTAACGGCCATCTTGCTCTCGCTTGGCTACTACGGCCCAACTCCCTTCCTCAACAGGCTTCCCCTCCTCGACATGATACCCCCTTACAGGTGGCTCGATAGTCTCTCACTCGCTGGAGCAACCGGCGTCGGCGCCCTCTTTGAAGTTCTCAGCGGACTTATCCCTCAAAAAATCGGAAGCGGTGCAAAAAGAAAGGCAGCTGCTGGAATTCTCCTCGCGTTTCTCGTTGTTCTCTCCCTTTCGGACATCAGACTTCAGGTTAACTCATTAAAGGCCGAGGACTTTCCAGGGGATTACCTGGCCGTTCTGAATTACGTCGGGAACGACAACTCAACCGGCTGGAGGTTTTATCAGCCGGGCCTCGGGATGACCCAAGGGTCAAGAGTATCCTGGACGCCGGCCCTCGCGGAAAAGCCCTCTTTAGACGGGTGGTACAGGCAGGGCGATCCCGCTTATCCCCAGCACTCTTACCTGAACTACGCCATTGAAAAAGACCCCGGGTTCGCCAGGAAAGCCCTCAGGGCATACTCCATGAAGTATATTATAACGGACGAAAACTACAGGGGTTACGCGGATATAATAAGGAACCTCAGAAGCTTTGGCTTTGAGGAGATATACTCCTCCGGCCCCTTCCACCTCTATCGCTGGAGCAACTTCACTTTCCTCCAGCCCAAGACGGGGATTCTAGTTATCGGAAACTGGCCCTTTGACCTTGGCGTTTCCTATGAACGGGGTGAATACGTGGACGATTACACGGACGGGCTGAATGAGTACTCCCTAGTTATCCTCAACGGGTACAAATACCGGGATCCTCTGGTTTGGCCCAAGCTGGAAGATTACGTCAAAAACGGCGGAACGCTCGTGCTCAACACTTTTCCAAGTCCTGACGCAGAGGCTACGCGCTTTGGCGTGAAATCTGTGATAGTCAGGGTCTTCGGACGGGCGAACTTTACATCATCTATCTACAACGTCTCGGCGTTCTCGAACTTTACTTACGAAGGCCAGCCCTGGACGGCAACTGCATACTACGGCGATATGACCCCTCTGATAAAGCTTGAAAACTACACCGTGCTCGGATATAAGAACTATGGAAAGGGGCGTGTTTACTTCGTTGGACTTAACCTGCCTTACCATGCAACCTACACTGACAACGGCTATGAAAAAGGTATTCTGGAAGGATTACTGGCTGGCTACATCAAACCGCCAAAGGTTTCCTATCATGTCATTGATATGGGAGACGGGTATATTAGGCTGGAGTTTAACCTCTCACGTGCTTCCACAGTCGTTGTGAGCGAGAACTATTACCCCCACTGGAAGGGCTACGTTGACGGAAATAAAGTTGAGATAAAGAAAAACACGGAGTTCGGCCTGATGGAAGTTGCTCTTCCAGCGGGAAGTCACGTTCTTGAGCTGAAATTCAAGGATCCCCTCTCCTTCCTCAGGTGCCTGGGCCTTATCTCTCTTGCTCTGGCAATTCTCCTCCTGGCGTTGAGCACTGGAAGAGCATCGCACAGAACTTGGGGAAGGGACAAATAG
- a CDS encoding oxygen-binding di-iron domain-containing protein produces MIRNMNSYPLYDDGEHRVYWLGIEEAEDEKGILTNQYLVVDGNEAALIEPGGFFVFSRVLKNVSSIVPPTRIKYLMYSHQDPDVIAGLNLWFEYAPLAKFVISELWVRFLPHLAVLSAGRTIGIPDKGSSFNLGNSTIKAVPSHYLHSPGNFSFYDEKSGILFSADIGAAAFPEGEWYLFVEDFDEHAKYMEGFHKRYMSSTKALRAWARHVRKLNPKVIAPQHGAIFSDENVGKFLDWLESLEVGIDVFEEKFYGD; encoded by the coding sequence ATGATAAGGAACATGAACAGCTATCCCCTGTATGATGATGGTGAACACAGGGTCTACTGGCTTGGCATAGAGGAAGCCGAGGACGAGAAGGGGATTCTCACCAATCAGTATCTGGTAGTCGATGGTAACGAAGCCGCTCTGATCGAGCCCGGAGGCTTTTTCGTCTTCTCCAGGGTTCTTAAAAACGTCTCATCGATAGTCCCGCCGACCCGGATAAAGTACCTCATGTACTCCCACCAGGATCCGGACGTCATAGCAGGTCTAAATCTCTGGTTCGAGTACGCCCCGCTGGCGAAGTTCGTCATCTCAGAACTCTGGGTTCGTTTCCTCCCGCACCTTGCAGTTCTCAGCGCGGGGAGGACGATAGGTATTCCGGACAAGGGTTCGAGTTTCAATCTCGGAAACTCAACGATAAAGGCCGTTCCAAGCCACTACCTCCACAGTCCGGGGAACTTCTCATTCTACGACGAGAAGAGCGGGATACTGTTCAGTGCAGACATAGGTGCGGCGGCTTTTCCCGAGGGCGAGTGGTATCTCTTTGTGGAAGACTTCGATGAGCATGCCAAATACATGGAGGGCTTTCACAAGCGCTATATGAGCTCCACAAAGGCACTGAGGGCGTGGGCGAGGCATGTGAGAAAGCTAAACCCGAAGGTCATAGCACCCCAGCATGGGGCCATCTTCAGTGACGAGAACGTCGGGAAGTTCCTCGACTGGCTGGAAAGCCTTGAGGTCGGGATAGACGTTTTCGAGGAGAAGTTCTACGGGGATTGA
- the artF gene encoding archaeosortase family protein ArtF, with product MKLSGERKNLLILAAYLTVFPIVTLLIGFAVGKPLIRIEASNIHLLLETFGIENHLVGGQIYVPADRMSFEITWQCSGAFSMTLYTLIYLLLPGLKKKPMEWLFGVSAIYIANILRVFFSIYLYYEFGEGAFNTFHYTVGPILLFLLVVILIAHVFLLGLRSSTKPSKF from the coding sequence ATGAAGTTGTCGGGGGAGAGGAAAAACCTTCTGATACTGGCAGCCTATCTCACGGTGTTTCCCATAGTAACATTGCTGATTGGCTTCGCGGTGGGGAAGCCCCTCATAAGGATTGAGGCTTCAAACATACACTTACTCCTGGAGACCTTCGGGATAGAGAACCACCTCGTTGGGGGGCAGATTTATGTTCCCGCCGATAGGATGTCCTTTGAGATAACGTGGCAGTGCAGCGGAGCTTTCAGCATGACGCTTTACACGCTCATATACCTCCTCCTTCCAGGACTTAAGAAGAAACCAATGGAATGGCTGTTTGGGGTTTCAGCGATATACATCGCGAACATCCTTCGCGTGTTCTTCTCGATATATCTCTACTACGAATTCGGGGAGGGGGCATTCAATACGTTTCATTACACGGTCGGTCCCATCCTCCTGTTCCTGCTCGTAGTTATTCTCATAGCCCATGTATTTTTGCTGGGCCTGAGGTCTTCAACAAAACCCAGCAAATTTTGA
- a CDS encoding helix-turn-helix domain-containing protein has product MVKASHLFVLVAVAIFTLSPLVAAVTAVYIPSDPGDIPLYRAISNSTGIVLSNEPDGDLIVALDINYAFLNESNRDLPSSLIRDAKDGRTVIVGLNTLRAVEMGNQGILELAGIHLNYTSAGIIPVEPNDILKFKEFGYDSDRYGLVIVKARKSKVLLESDGIPIVTEIPLGRGKLVVVGINPSAYYLDTLNPAVPEFVVALIKHYSHAGPSKAILVGGALGALALAGYVATSNNPQVQKFRELVKSLPIIVIGRFLTPPGQVLQNTTRKGIYGYIKARGYSTLTDVTSTFGISRTNARWHLRVLTRAKLLEEISVGNTIIFYPVGKREEAIKLFLLENETRRRIYELLKERPRGVSELARLLNLSKSTVHHNCTIMENYGLVRKREDGTYEVVGGEEKPSDTGSLSHGVSHSNIADWLRGGEAPHKD; this is encoded by the coding sequence ATGGTAAAGGCCTCACACCTGTTCGTGCTTGTTGCAGTCGCCATCTTCACCCTTTCACCACTGGTTGCGGCCGTTACGGCAGTTTACATTCCCTCAGATCCGGGGGATATCCCGCTTTACCGCGCCATCTCAAATAGTACTGGAATTGTCCTCAGTAATGAACCAGATGGGGATCTAATAGTTGCACTTGACATCAATTATGCTTTTTTAAATGAGAGCAACAGAGACCTCCCGTCCAGTCTCATTCGGGACGCCAAAGATGGAAGAACCGTTATAGTTGGACTGAACACGTTGAGGGCAGTTGAAATGGGGAACCAGGGTATTTTAGAATTGGCTGGAATACATTTAAATTACACATCGGCCGGGATAATACCAGTCGAGCCCAACGATATCCTAAAGTTTAAGGAGTTCGGGTACGATTCCGACAGGTACGGGCTTGTAATTGTAAAGGCCAGGAAATCAAAGGTTCTCCTCGAATCGGATGGAATTCCAATAGTAACGGAGATTCCCCTTGGAAGGGGAAAGCTCGTGGTGGTGGGGATTAATCCATCGGCCTACTACCTAGACACCCTCAACCCCGCCGTGCCCGAATTCGTTGTTGCACTCATAAAGCACTATTCACACGCAGGCCCATCGAAGGCTATTTTGGTGGGTGGTGCCCTTGGAGCGCTTGCGCTGGCTGGATATGTGGCAACCTCAAACAATCCCCAGGTACAAAAGTTCCGGGAACTGGTTAAATCCCTCCCGATAATCGTCATTGGCCGCTTTCTTACACCCCCCGGGCAGGTTCTGCAGAACACCACGAGAAAGGGAATATACGGATACATAAAGGCGAGGGGTTATTCGACTCTTACAGATGTGACATCTACATTTGGCATATCGAGGACCAATGCAAGATGGCACCTGCGTGTCCTCACGAGGGCAAAGCTTCTCGAAGAAATCTCCGTGGGCAACACTATAATCTTCTACCCGGTTGGAAAGAGAGAAGAGGCGATTAAACTTTTCCTCCTGGAAAACGAGACGCGGAGAAGGATTTACGAGCTCCTCAAGGAAAGGCCGAGGGGAGTAAGTGAGCTTGCCCGTCTGCTTAACCTGAGCAAGTCCACGGTTCATCACAACTGCACTATAATGGAGAACTACGGCCTCGTAAGGAAACGGGAGGATGGAACCTATGAAGTTGTCGGGGGAGAGGAAAAACCTTCTGATACTGGCAGCCTATCTCACGGTGTTTCCCATAGTAACATTGCTGATTGGCTTCGCGGTGGGGAAGCCCCTCATAAGGATTGA